The following proteins come from a genomic window of Pseudomonadota bacterium:
- the pilO gene encoding type 4a pilus biogenesis protein PilO, whose amino-acid sequence MQSFLVNTPPRTLLLLMLSTALVVVTAVATYAVWPEYRDYRKSLTTLRLLENVTARGDTLEREMTELQERVAALQHRLHGDMIDLPSNQMESFIIGRLQGISWRNHIELLSVTPGTGNRMQVFDEVLFNVRVSGDYFDLYRWLQDMREELGYVVVKQFDITPGPVTDSTPQLIASLTIVSYREAPDA is encoded by the coding sequence ATGCAATCGTTCCTGGTCAATACGCCGCCGCGCACGTTGCTGCTGCTCATGTTGTCCACCGCCCTGGTGGTCGTCACGGCAGTGGCCACCTATGCGGTCTGGCCCGAATACCGCGACTACCGCAAATCCCTGACCACGCTCAGACTGCTGGAGAATGTCACCGCCAGGGGCGACACGCTCGAGCGCGAAATGACCGAGCTGCAGGAGCGCGTGGCCGCGCTGCAGCATCGCTTGCACGGCGACATGATCGATCTGCCGAGCAACCAGATGGAGTCGTTCATCATCGGGCGCCTGCAGGGCATCTCGTGGCGCAATCACATCGAGCTGCTGAGCGTGACACCCGGTACGGGCAACCGGATGCAGGTGTTCGATGAGGTGCTGTTCAATGTGCGTGTGTCCGGCGACTACTTCGATCTGTACCGTTGGCTGCAGGACATGCGCGAGGAGCTGGGCTACGTGGTGGTGAAGCAGTTCGATATCACGCCCGGGCCGGTCACGGACTCGACGCCGCAACTGATCGCGAGCCTGACGATCGTGTCTTACCGGGAGGCGCCGGATGCCTAG
- a CDS encoding PilN domain-containing protein, with translation MHEIDLIPTDYRNRIWLQGRARAIGGMLVSVVLGLLLALAALHLLAGRAEVRITALQARQAITAQQREQLAQLDASRAELESRLALLDGLRSGAAAPAMFAAVDRALVEGDVWFRGWEFNRAGSMVQRKQEPGSNGYFIVIPAAGENAGQEAWKIETHMKIRGQAKDHAALSGFVRRLYQQPEIADVRILNTTVASGSRFVDFNLAVTVNSHGTS, from the coding sequence ATGCATGAGATCGATCTCATTCCGACCGATTACCGCAACCGGATCTGGCTGCAGGGACGGGCGCGCGCGATCGGGGGCATGCTGGTGAGCGTGGTGCTGGGCCTGTTGCTGGCACTGGCGGCACTGCATCTGCTAGCCGGCCGTGCCGAAGTCCGTATCACCGCGCTGCAGGCGCGCCAGGCGATCACCGCGCAACAGCGCGAGCAGCTTGCGCAACTGGATGCCAGCCGTGCCGAACTCGAGAGCCGTCTTGCCCTGCTCGATGGCCTGCGCAGCGGGGCGGCGGCCCCGGCGATGTTCGCCGCCGTCGATCGTGCCCTGGTCGAGGGTGACGTCTGGTTTCGCGGCTGGGAATTCAACCGCGCCGGCAGCATGGTGCAGCGCAAGCAGGAACCCGGCAGCAACGGCTACTTCATCGTCATACCGGCCGCCGGCGAGAACGCTGGCCAGGAGGCCTGGAAGATCGAGACCCATATGAAGATTCGTGGCCAGGCCAAGGATCATGCAGCGTTGTCCGGATTCGTGCGGCGCCTTTACCAGCAGCCGGAGATCGCGGACGTGCGCATCCTCAATACCACGGTGGCCAGCGGCAGCCGGTTTGTGGATTTCAACCTGGCTGTCACCGTCAACAGCCACGGTACCAGCTGA
- the pilM gene encoding pilus assembly protein PilM: MAALADVLQRVYTGSGARRTGHIGLECAQHAMHLVQLAVDPTGEITLHASTSLEYPDSREAILADLPHFRALIRRALAQARFSGRTIVTTLPSSDVRIMPLSYQVAENGAEDAAVIAALTDRIDGDLRDYVIDYLPVRSERGMEERLAIVAVAQRERVIHYLELLRKSGLQTRHLEIGPSAIRRLVSAMGEQGVHRNVLAINFGRESSFLTVISGARLLFDQEISFGENQVLELIADALELPLDAVRQLVAVNSLDPWVKDRRRLREGMDREASITLQEIVKPAFLKLADEINRTLIYAASQTRGEPVSRVYLLGSLARWQGADAMLNMLIKLDVETIPDPLQAFHRTPGNRPTLAVTPSPEIAIATGLAMNGLIGNA, translated from the coding sequence ATGGCTGCACTGGCAGATGTTCTGCAACGCGTCTATACGGGCAGCGGTGCCCGGCGTACGGGGCATATCGGCCTGGAATGCGCGCAGCATGCCATGCACCTGGTGCAGCTCGCTGTCGACCCGACGGGTGAGATCACCCTGCATGCCTCGACATCGCTGGAGTATCCCGACAGCCGGGAGGCCATCCTGGCCGATCTGCCGCACTTCCGCGCGCTGATCCGCCGTGCCCTGGCGCAGGCACGGTTCAGCGGCCGCACCATCGTCACCACGCTGCCGTCCTCCGACGTGAGGATCATGCCGCTGTCCTACCAGGTTGCCGAGAACGGCGCGGAAGACGCGGCGGTGATCGCCGCGCTGACGGACCGTATCGACGGCGACCTGCGCGACTACGTGATCGATTATCTGCCGGTGCGTTCGGAACGGGGCATGGAAGAACGCCTGGCGATCGTTGCCGTGGCGCAGCGCGAGCGCGTGATCCACTATCTGGAACTGTTGCGCAAGAGCGGCTTGCAGACCCGGCATCTGGAGATCGGGCCATCGGCCATCCGCCGGCTGGTCAGCGCGATGGGAGAGCAGGGGGTGCACCGCAACGTGCTGGCGATCAATTTCGGACGCGAGTCGAGCTTCCTGACTGTGATTTCCGGCGCCCGTCTCCTCTTCGACCAGGAGATAAGCTTCGGCGAGAACCAGGTGCTCGAGCTGATCGCCGACGCACTGGAGCTGCCCCTGGATGCGGTGCGCCAGCTGGTGGCCGTGAACAGCCTGGACCCGTGGGTGAAGGACCGGCGACGGTTGCGCGAAGGCATGGACCGGGAGGCCTCGATCACGCTGCAGGAGATCGTCAAGCCGGCGTTTCTCAAGCTGGCCGACGAAATCAACCGGACGCTCATCTACGCCGCGTCGCAGACCCGGGGCGAACCGGTCAGCCGCGTCTACCTGCTCGGCAGCCTGGCGCGCTGGCAGGGTGCGGATGCCATGCTCAACATGCTGATCAAGCTGGACGTGGAGACGATCCCCGATCCGCTGCAGGCGTTTCACCGGACGCCGGGTAACCGGCCGACGCTGGCAGTCACGCCATCGCCGGAAATCGCGATTGCGACTGGACTTGCCATGAACGGGTTGATCGGCAATGCATGA
- a CDS encoding GGDEF domain-containing protein yields MKKSWSSTGYDSDEVALFARGATLEETRHGLIMLGLVLLCIYSAGAVLFHTLHFSNSTVYTSGLLALLSTHIMVSARAARDARALYMLGTTLLMISGTAFVLLAHKTGDFNQVLFASVALLFMVAPLVPWGLREALLVTVLIYLTFTVSTLASYERFDNATLWSLQFIMLSAGLISLLLVMRNITIRKAELQTRYDLEQTNRKILHLSNKDPLTGAWNRRFLKNTFDAKTAAWHAAGHAFHFAYLDVDNFKPINDSCGHDFGDEVLRCVSRQFAAAVGDDGYLIRMGGDEFALLFVSEQPVALITRSLQQIHAILQAHGQCQGMSIGLSVGLASVPAGVVLPQEEIYRTADDALYAAKERKSAFRGKANIVCRLLDGAARAQTVA; encoded by the coding sequence ATGAAAAAGTCATGGTCATCAACGGGGTATGACTCGGACGAGGTGGCGTTGTTCGCACGTGGCGCCACACTCGAGGAAACCCGGCATGGCCTGATCATGCTCGGGCTGGTGCTGCTGTGCATCTACAGCGCCGGTGCCGTGCTGTTCCACACCCTGCATTTCTCGAACTCGACCGTCTACACCAGCGGTCTGCTGGCGCTGCTGTCCACCCATATCATGGTGTCGGCGCGGGCCGCGCGCGATGCGCGGGCGCTTTACATGCTCGGCACCACACTGCTGATGATCAGCGGCACCGCCTTCGTGCTGCTGGCGCACAAGACCGGCGATTTCAATCAGGTACTGTTCGCCAGCGTGGCGTTGCTGTTCATGGTCGCGCCGCTCGTGCCCTGGGGCCTGCGCGAGGCCCTGCTGGTGACGGTGCTGATCTATCTGACGTTCACCGTCTCGACGCTGGCATCCTACGAGCGGTTCGACAACGCCACGCTCTGGTCGCTGCAGTTCATCATGCTCAGTGCCGGCCTGATCAGCCTGCTGCTGGTGATGCGCAACATCACCATCCGCAAGGCGGAGCTGCAGACACGCTACGACCTGGAGCAGACCAACCGCAAGATCCTGCACCTGTCCAACAAGGATCCGCTGACCGGCGCCTGGAACCGGCGTTTCCTGAAAAACACCTTCGATGCGAAAACCGCCGCCTGGCATGCCGCCGGTCACGCGTTTCACTTTGCCTACCTGGACGTCGACAATTTCAAGCCGATCAACGATTCCTGCGGTCATGACTTCGGTGACGAGGTATTGCGCTGCGTCAGCAGGCAGTTCGCCGCGGCGGTGGGCGACGATGGCTATCTCATCCGCATGGGCGGGGATGAGTTCGCGCTCCTATTCGTCAGCGAGCAACCCGTTGCACTGATCACGCGCAGCCTGCAGCAGATTCACGCCATCCTGCAGGCCCACGGTCAGTGCCAAGGCATGAGCATCGGCCTGAGTGTCGGGCTGGCCAGTGTCCCGGCCGGCGTGGTGCTGCCCCAGGAGGAGATCTACCGCACGGCCGACGACGCCCTCTACGCCGCCAAGGAGCGCAAGTCCGCCTTCCGCGGTAAGGCCAATATCGTCTGCCGGCTGCTGGACGGCGCGGCACGCGCGCAAACCGTCGCCTGA
- a CDS encoding HDOD domain-containing protein, with the protein MDQPLTTPLWDKVTADAQLVTLPAVYLRLKEVLDDPDYTVADIEDAIGSDPAVAARLLRVANSPYFGFSAQVATIARAVGLLGSQQVHDLVLATSVAQTFAAIPIDVIDMHAFWTRSVYRAIAARTLAGHCRLPERERLFVGGLLLDIGHLVMYQSIPHEARAALQRADAEQRALHQVERELLGFDFARLGGELLARWGLPQSLWEPVMQHVRPAQQLDHAVETAVLHLAAQLCALGPADGEASCQSQAQPVAWQLTGLTPDLCPELQAAVEQQLEGVMFMIFPGSKTVHTGSRLALDL; encoded by the coding sequence ATGGACCAACCGCTTACCACCCCGCTCTGGGACAAGGTCACCGCGGACGCGCAGCTCGTGACGCTGCCGGCCGTGTATCTGCGCCTGAAGGAGGTGCTGGACGACCCCGATTACACGGTGGCCGACATCGAGGATGCCATCGGTTCGGATCCCGCCGTCGCAGCCCGCCTGCTGCGCGTGGCCAACAGCCCCTATTTCGGTTTCAGCGCGCAGGTCGCCACGATCGCGCGTGCCGTCGGTCTGCTGGGTTCGCAGCAGGTGCACGATCTGGTCCTGGCCACCTCGGTGGCCCAGACCTTCGCAGCCATCCCCATCGACGTGATCGACATGCACGCGTTCTGGACCCGCAGTGTCTATCGTGCCATCGCGGCGCGTACGCTCGCCGGACATTGCCGGCTGCCCGAGCGCGAGCGGTTGTTCGTCGGCGGTCTGCTGCTGGATATCGGGCATCTGGTCATGTACCAGTCGATCCCGCACGAAGCCCGGGCGGCACTGCAGCGTGCCGACGCGGAACAGCGTGCGCTGCACCAGGTCGAGCGGGAGCTGCTGGGGTTTGACTTCGCCCGCCTGGGCGGCGAGCTGCTCGCGCGCTGGGGCCTGCCGCAAAGTCTGTGGGAACCGGTCATGCAGCATGTGCGCCCCGCGCAGCAGCTCGACCATGCTGTCGAGACGGCCGTGCTGCATCTTGCCGCGCAGCTCTGCGCATTGGGTCCTGCGGACGGGGAAGCGTCCTGCCAGTCGCAGGCGCAGCCGGTCGCCTGGCAGCTCACCGGCTTGACGCCCGACCTGTGCCCGGAGCTCCAGGCCGCGGTCGAACAGCAGCTCGAGGGGGTGATGTTCATGATCTTTCCCGGCTCCAAGACCGTCCATACCGGCTCGCGTCTCGCCCTGGATCTCTGA
- a CDS encoding DNRLRE domain-containing protein, which yields MAGRGYVLLPVVLLLALIAVAALMLNDEAVLEVRATAGADEQAQAVYTARAGLQHALQQVATAGCGPYADLSDEPFGSQRYSTTVTTNSVSGLITTVSVPVSDDAWTDYQSKDTNHGSDNKLRLEGSLLGGNYKWPYYRFDLENAGIPAGATIVSAVARWYVLRFDHTSAVQVHRVTADWDETTVTWNSVSSSIDIATAATIPAGTPINQYVDVNLTAQVQAWVNGSQPNYGVVITPPDLLGSKTSEFTSKEDSTASQRPYLELKYVDGSLSDRASVTATGTLDSGASHTIVRAEVPLYQPTVTFVLQPGGAGNDTYLANRTGNEHRTNYGNGSELRVSTSGGHTLLDFELQSLLPPGAQIQSATLELNFLNADSFTAPVGMSLYPVRAAWEEMTATWDDRQTGVSWATPGGDYQAVAAATTSVDGVNGSWYGWDLTALAQTWLDNPASDRGMLLKAVSGNAVNARFASSDHSDPSLHPRLSVTLACECGVTCMLPQGTGSILLVVGNAVSPAAADLKKQALFEAWGYVVNLIDDEASQTSFDSALANNDMAYVSETVSDSDLGNKLAATARAVISEERNQLDNLGMASAGSEAVTSQIEITDNTHYITAVFPLGVIPLGRAPMEGQIVSGTPAPGLQVLGRLNGTSSLAVVEAGGTLAGGGTAPGPRAMLPVGRSDKFNWDYLNNNGRLLIQRAIQWGVDAILPTPPKKVYWTDDVANKIQRADEDGSNVEDVLTGLNRPTGLDIDTVNGKLYWTNNYQIMRADLDGSNSEVLYSDLYVKFDIKLDVAGGKMYWTHDNGSSRIMSANLDGSAATLVNNTLNRPSCLTLDKAAGHIYLTEFGSGQVSRMKFNGTQVTTLATGPTGAVGSALDLVHGRMFWSGGASNDWIKRANLDGSSVQTIVTGLNAPQDIAYDADNDRIYWVDALNMLVQRADPDGSNVETLVSGLARPRGIVLVNADQVPPTGSGGGSGGGGSGSGGCNGTFRDEFNAQVYSGSDGTLTWASDWIEVNEADGPTLNDERVFADLYESPPMPTYQLHVRDNDGGGEGVMRALDLSGAATATLSFDYKPAGLDDSGDYASIQMSTAGASGPWTEVARIAGPANETAYQPYSVDISAYNSANAVLRILTSPNMGSSDYVFFDNIQIQCAP from the coding sequence GTGGCCGGGCGCGGTTACGTCCTGCTGCCGGTCGTGCTGCTGCTGGCGCTGATCGCCGTGGCCGCGCTCATGCTCAACGACGAGGCCGTGCTGGAGGTGCGGGCCACGGCGGGTGCCGATGAGCAGGCCCAGGCCGTCTATACCGCCCGCGCCGGTCTGCAGCACGCCCTGCAGCAGGTCGCCACGGCCGGCTGCGGTCCGTACGCCGACCTGAGCGACGAGCCCTTCGGCAGCCAGCGTTACTCGACCACTGTGACCACCAACAGTGTCAGCGGCCTCATCACGACCGTCAGCGTCCCGGTCAGCGACGACGCCTGGACCGATTATCAAAGCAAGGACACCAATCACGGCAGCGACAACAAGCTGCGCCTGGAGGGCAGTCTGCTCGGCGGCAACTACAAGTGGCCGTACTACCGCTTCGACCTGGAAAACGCCGGTATACCGGCCGGTGCCACCATCGTCTCCGCCGTCGCGCGCTGGTACGTGCTGCGCTTCGACCACACCAGCGCCGTCCAGGTGCACCGGGTGACCGCAGACTGGGACGAGACGACGGTGACGTGGAACAGCGTCAGCTCGAGCATCGATATCGCAACGGCCGCGACGATCCCGGCCGGCACGCCGATCAACCAGTATGTCGACGTCAATCTGACCGCACAGGTACAGGCCTGGGTCAACGGCAGCCAGCCAAACTACGGTGTCGTCATCACGCCACCCGACCTGCTCGGCAGCAAGACCTCGGAATTCACCAGCAAGGAGGACAGCACGGCCAGCCAGCGGCCCTACCTGGAGCTCAAGTACGTGGACGGCAGCCTGTCGGACCGCGCCTCGGTCACGGCGACCGGCACGCTGGACAGCGGTGCCAGCCACACAATCGTGCGTGCAGAGGTACCGCTCTACCAGCCAACCGTAACATTCGTCCTGCAACCCGGCGGCGCGGGAAACGACACCTATCTTGCGAATCGCACGGGTAACGAACATCGGACGAATTACGGTAATGGTTCCGAGCTGCGTGTTTCTACGAGCGGCGGTCATACCCTGCTGGATTTCGAGCTGCAGTCCTTGCTCCCGCCCGGGGCACAGATTCAGTCTGCGACTCTCGAACTGAATTTCCTCAACGCTGACAGCTTTACCGCGCCGGTCGGAATGAGCCTATATCCGGTTCGCGCCGCATGGGAGGAAATGACGGCGACCTGGGATGATCGTCAAACCGGTGTGTCATGGGCAACCCCGGGAGGGGATTATCAGGCTGTCGCTGCAGCGACCACCAGCGTCGATGGCGTGAACGGCAGCTGGTACGGCTGGGATCTCACCGCGTTGGCGCAAACCTGGCTGGACAATCCTGCCAGTGATCGCGGTATGTTACTCAAGGCAGTCAGCGGCAACGCGGTCAATGCGCGCTTTGCCAGCAGCGATCACAGCGATCCATCCCTGCATCCCCGGCTTTCCGTCACCCTGGCCTGCGAATGCGGCGTCACCTGCATGCTGCCGCAAGGGACCGGCAGCATCCTGCTGGTCGTCGGCAACGCTGTCAGTCCGGCGGCGGCCGATCTCAAGAAGCAGGCGCTGTTCGAGGCCTGGGGCTATGTGGTGAACCTGATCGACGACGAGGCTTCGCAAACCAGTTTCGACAGCGCCCTGGCAAACAACGACATGGCCTACGTCTCGGAGACGGTGAGCGATAGCGATCTGGGCAACAAGCTCGCCGCCACCGCCAGAGCCGTCATCAGCGAGGAGCGCAATCAGCTCGACAACCTGGGGATGGCCAGTGCCGGTAGCGAGGCCGTCACCTCGCAGATCGAGATCACCGACAACACGCATTACATCACGGCCGTGTTCCCGCTCGGCGTGATTCCGCTCGGCCGTGCGCCGATGGAGGGCCAGATCGTCAGCGGCACGCCGGCACCGGGCCTGCAGGTGCTGGGTCGGCTGAACGGCACAAGCAGTCTTGCAGTCGTCGAAGCGGGCGGCACACTGGCCGGCGGGGGCACGGCGCCCGGTCCGCGTGCCATGCTTCCCGTCGGACGCAGCGACAAGTTCAACTGGGACTACCTCAACAACAACGGCCGGCTGCTGATACAGCGCGCCATCCAGTGGGGCGTCGATGCCATCCTCCCCACACCGCCGAAGAAGGTGTACTGGACCGACGACGTGGCCAACAAGATACAGCGTGCGGACGAGGACGGCAGCAATGTCGAGGACGTGCTCACCGGCCTGAACCGGCCTACCGGCCTGGATATCGATACCGTCAACGGCAAGCTGTACTGGACCAACAACTACCAGATCATGCGCGCGGACCTGGACGGCAGCAACAGCGAGGTCCTGTATTCCGATCTCTATGTCAAGTTCGACATCAAGCTGGATGTCGCAGGGGGCAAGATGTACTGGACCCACGACAACGGCTCCAGCCGGATCATGAGCGCGAACCTCGACGGCAGCGCTGCCACGCTCGTCAACAACACGCTCAACCGGCCGTCGTGTCTCACCCTGGACAAGGCGGCCGGCCACATCTACCTGACCGAGTTCGGCAGCGGGCAGGTCTCGCGCATGAAGTTCAATGGCACCCAGGTGACCACGCTGGCCACCGGGCCGACCGGCGCGGTCGGCAGCGCCCTGGACCTGGTGCACGGCAGGATGTTCTGGAGCGGCGGCGCGAGCAACGACTGGATCAAGCGCGCCAACCTCGACGGCAGCAGTGTGCAGACCATCGTGACCGGCCTGAATGCGCCGCAGGACATCGCCTACGATGCCGACAACGACCGCATCTACTGGGTGGACGCGCTCAACATGCTGGTGCAGCGCGCCGACCCGGACGGCAGCAACGTGGAGACCCTCGTCTCCGGTCTGGCCCGCCCGCGCGGCATCGTGCTGGTGAACGCCGACCAGGTGCCGCCGACCGGCAGTGGCGGCGGCAGCGGTGGCGGCGGGAGCGGCAGCGGCGGCTGCAATGGTACCTTCCGCGACGAATTCAACGCCCAGGTCTATTCCGGCAGTGACGGCACGCTCACCTGGGCCAGTGACTGGATCGAAGTGAACGAGGCGGACGGACCGACCCTGAACGACGAACGGGTGTTCGCCGACTTGTACGAGTCGCCCCCCATGCCGACCTACCAGCTGCACGTGCGCGACAACGACGGCGGCGGCGAGGGGGTGATGCGGGCGCTCGACCTGAGCGGGGCCGCGACGGCGACCCTGTCCTTCGATTACAAGCCTGCAGGACTCGACGACAGCGGCGACTACGCCTCGATCCAGATGTCGACCGCCGGGGCAAGCGGTCCCTGGACCGAGGTGGCGCGTATTGCGGGACCGGCCAATGAGACTGCCTACCAGCCATACAGCGTCGATATCAGCGCCTACAACTCCGCCAACGCCGTGCTGCGTATCCTGACATCGCCAAACATGGGATCTTCCGACTACGTGTTCTTCGACAACATCCAGATCCAGTGCGCGCCCTAG
- a CDS encoding prepilin-type N-terminal cleavage/methylation domain-containing protein, producing MTSTRQHGYSLLELLLALALGVLLIAALKGVTGHVLATHDSVSRTNSLNREARFALEQITRAVARSPHLLVPLADNAATARAENIHTVLAVTLDHTTDLDGNGVPDADNDGDGRFDEDPPADWTFDAAAGIYQVDDDGDGTTDGGNANSDDEGANADEDAVNGVDDDGDGSIDEDPAADLNGDGCPGICGVDDDNDGSVDESGADNDDEDGATDEDWLDPVVFRLVGTTLLMRLPVPWDESGNGQVNGQDFIESPVAEQVSEFRVERLPDVPGAHAQVEITLALTDADSGERVRLTTRVRVGGDL from the coding sequence ATGACTAGCACCCGGCAGCACGGCTATTCCCTGCTCGAGCTGCTGCTGGCACTGGCGCTCGGCGTCCTGCTGATTGCCGCCTTGAAGGGGGTGACCGGCCATGTGCTCGCCACGCATGACAGCGTGAGCCGGACCAATAGCCTGAATCGCGAGGCACGCTTCGCCCTGGAACAGATCACCCGCGCCGTCGCGCGCAGTCCGCACCTGCTGGTGCCGCTCGCCGACAATGCCGCCACCGCGCGCGCGGAGAACATCCACACGGTGCTGGCAGTGACGCTCGATCACACCACCGACCTCGACGGCAACGGCGTGCCCGACGCGGACAACGACGGCGACGGCCGCTTCGACGAGGACCCGCCCGCGGACTGGACCTTCGACGCGGCCGCCGGCATCTACCAGGTCGACGACGACGGCGACGGCACGACCGATGGCGGCAACGCGAACTCGGACGACGAGGGGGCGAACGCCGACGAGGATGCGGTCAACGGCGTCGACGACGACGGCGACGGCAGCATCGACGAGGACCCTGCAGCCGACCTCAACGGCGACGGCTGCCCGGGGATCTGCGGCGTCGACGATGACAATGACGGCAGTGTCGACGAGAGCGGCGCCGACAACGACGACGAGGACGGCGCTACCGACGAGGACTGGCTCGACCCGGTGGTGTTCCGCCTCGTGGGCACCACGCTGCTCATGCGTCTGCCGGTGCCCTGGGACGAATCCGGCAACGGCCAGGTGAACGGGCAGGATTTCATCGAGTCGCCCGTTGCGGAACAGGTCAGCGAGTTCCGGGTGGAGCGACTGCCCGATGTGCCGGGCGCTCACGCGCAGGTCGAGATCACCCTGGCCCTCACCGATGCGGACAGCGGCGAGCGCGTGCGCCTGACGACCCGCGTCCGGGTGGGAGGCGACCTGTGA
- a CDS encoding GspH/FimT family pseudopilin: MRSSHGVTLVELLVVVAILGIVAVAAIPFLSSVDPQRLEAAARVYAEAIRFARSEALRTGTPYGYSVIPAEQRIRVFRADMGTSPPTPVYDVYDPVSKRLYDVSLQGDSTRGIDALASSPVYRATCNSSTDAVFDASGRPVCRNPYGVFLRQATLRLGRSGLDRVVTLDGVSGRVTVQ; this comes from the coding sequence ATGCGGTCTAGTCATGGCGTAACCCTGGTCGAGCTGTTGGTGGTCGTCGCAATCCTGGGGATTGTCGCTGTCGCGGCAATCCCCTTTTTGTCGAGTGTCGATCCCCAGCGGCTGGAGGCGGCAGCCCGGGTCTACGCCGAGGCGATCCGCTTCGCGCGCAGCGAGGCGCTGCGTACCGGCACCCCTTACGGCTACAGCGTGATACCGGCAGAGCAGCGCATCCGGGTATTCCGCGCCGATATGGGCACCAGTCCACCGACACCCGTTTACGATGTCTACGATCCCGTCAGCAAGCGGCTCTACGACGTCAGCCTGCAGGGCGACAGCACGCGTGGCATCGATGCCCTGGCCAGCAGCCCCGTCTACCGGGCGACCTGCAACAGCAGTACCGATGCCGTGTTCGATGCCAGCGGCCGACCCGTCTGCCGCAACCCGTACGGGGTGTTCCTGCGCCAGGCCACGCTGCGCCTGGGGCGGTCCGGGCTGGACCGCGTCGTGACGCTGGACGGTGTCAGCGGGCGGGTGACGGTGCAATGA
- a CDS encoding prepilin-type N-terminal cleavage/methylation domain-containing protein, whose protein sequence is MTTRTPVAGREAGFTLVELLIVAIILAILAAIVVPQFASSTADARDSALRSNLAGIRSAIDLYNQQHSNNYPGAVASTGGTCTGGTAGTGNADTAAAFSEQLKFYSNANGQTCSIRDIDADGTPEFPFGPYIKGDIPTNPVSEVATITVVTTGNLAMTGAGAAGGWRYDTTSGKFIADDTNTDGNGVSYDLY, encoded by the coding sequence ATGACAACTCGTACACCCGTTGCCGGCAGGGAAGCCGGTTTCACGCTGGTCGAACTGCTGATCGTCGCCATCATCCTGGCCATCCTGGCTGCGATCGTGGTGCCCCAGTTCGCATCATCCACGGCCGACGCGCGGGATTCGGCCCTGCGCTCGAACCTGGCCGGGATCCGCAGCGCCATCGACCTGTACAACCAGCAGCACAGCAACAACTACCCGGGTGCCGTGGCCTCGACCGGCGGCACCTGCACCGGCGGCACGGCCGGCACCGGCAATGCCGACACGGCGGCGGCCTTTTCCGAACAGCTGAAATTCTATTCCAACGCCAACGGCCAGACCTGCAGTATCCGCGACATCGACGCCGACGGTACCCCGGAGTTTCCGTTCGGTCCCTACATCAAGGGTGATATCCCGACCAACCCGGTCTCCGAGGTCGCGACCATCACCGTCGTGACCACGGGCAACCTGGCCATGACGGGCGCCGGCGCCGCGGGCGGCTGGCGTTACGACACCACCTCCGGCAAGTTCATCGCCGACGATACCAATACCGACGGTAACGGCGTCAGTTACGATTTGTACTGA